A region of uncultured Carboxylicivirga sp. DNA encodes the following proteins:
- a CDS encoding glycosyl hydrolase family 28 protein: MHFQKRNLIIKKLYAFRLGAAALFIISLWACQPQVEKQKVFDITDYGAIADGMTDNAESISKTIKACQEAGGGKVVIPGDGVFLTGPFDLVSKMEFCVEGGATLLANPDTSVYQKSAFRYNPGEGMIWIGGENLTDVSITGLGVINGNGIAFMGEELDDSYELLPFTVKDPRPHVLTLTNVKNLRIRDVTFRHSAYWTVHLIGCDDVVIDGITIDNSLKIRNSDGIDLDHSKNVRISNCHIKSGDDSICLKNRREFEEYGACENIVVTNCLMSSRSCALKIGSENMDTIRNVTVNNCTILASNRGIGIQNRDEGVVSDVLFSNIIIESQFFSDVWWGKSEPLYVTAYRRANINHKDASWRFPKGATEGKVGQVKNIVFRDIVCRSENGVYVSAESNDKIQNILFDGVTVRLNRSTDYEGGMYDRRPCQMEGIVKAKTSGFYIDNATDVEIRNCDIKVGDRAPLNMGQLIYRTN, translated from the coding sequence ATGCATTTTCAAAAAAGAAATTTAATTATTAAAAAATTATATGCTTTCAGATTAGGTGCGGCAGCTCTTTTTATAATTTCACTTTGGGCTTGTCAGCCTCAAGTTGAAAAACAAAAGGTTTTTGATATTACTGATTATGGTGCTATTGCCGATGGTATGACAGATAATGCTGAGTCAATCAGTAAAACTATTAAGGCATGCCAGGAAGCTGGTGGAGGTAAAGTTGTTATACCGGGTGATGGAGTATTTCTTACCGGACCATTTGATCTGGTTTCGAAGATGGAGTTTTGTGTAGAAGGTGGTGCTACCTTGCTTGCTAACCCTGATACTTCGGTGTATCAGAAAAGTGCATTCCGATATAATCCAGGTGAAGGAATGATTTGGATAGGAGGCGAAAATCTTACAGATGTTTCTATTACTGGATTAGGAGTGATCAATGGAAATGGTATTGCTTTTATGGGTGAAGAATTGGACGATTCATACGAATTATTGCCATTTACAGTAAAAGATCCCCGTCCACATGTCTTGACATTGACGAATGTGAAGAATCTGCGTATCAGGGATGTTACATTTCGTCATTCTGCCTATTGGACGGTTCATTTAATTGGTTGTGATGATGTTGTTATTGATGGAATAACCATTGATAATAGCTTGAAAATCAGAAATAGTGATGGTATTGATCTGGATCATAGCAAGAATGTTCGTATCAGCAATTGTCACATTAAAAGTGGCGATGATAGTATTTGTCTTAAAAACCGACGCGAGTTTGAGGAATATGGTGCCTGCGAGAATATTGTGGTTACCAATTGTCTGATGTCTTCCAGATCATGTGCTTTAAAGATAGGATCGGAGAATATGGATACCATAAGAAATGTAACGGTTAATAATTGTACAATTTTAGCAAGTAACAGAGGTATTGGTATTCAAAACAGGGATGAGGGAGTGGTATCTGATGTACTCTTTTCAAATATTATCATCGAAAGTCAGTTTTTTAGTGATGTATGGTGGGGTAAATCAGAACCTCTATATGTTACAGCTTACCGAAGAGCCAATATCAATCATAAGGATGCAAGCTGGCGTTTCCCCAAAGGTGCAACAGAAGGAAAAGTTGGGCAGGTAAAAAATATTGTATTCCGTGATATTGTTTGCAGAAGTGAAAATGGTGTTTACGTTAGTGCTGAATCGAATGATAAAATACAAAATATTCTTTTTGATGGCGTTACGGTACGTCTTAACAGGTCAACTGATTATGAAGGGGGTATGTACGACAGAAGACCATGTCAGATGGAAGGTATCGTAAAAGCCAAGACTTCCGGTTTTTATATTGATAATGCAACTGATGTTGAAATTCGTAATTGTGATATAAAAGTGGGAGACAGAGCGCCACTAAATATGGGGCAGTTAATTTATCGAACCAACTAG
- a CDS encoding two-component regulator propeller domain-containing protein has translation MIRVLIILLLSCISVNVLADDIKLEHYSVENGLSHNSVRQIVQDRNGFLWLGTFKGLNSFDGENFTSYIRNYKPYSSIYVNDITTVIVDNDSDQMWIGSRGGLSSYDYKTHQFKNYLPDANDPNSIPDFEIRSLYVDHLKRLWIGTKNEGLCIFTTEEDRFERINIDGFNYIKSIFEDINGHIWIGSYETGGIARLTLDERGNIITIKKYNLPIEGSVVQNPYLNFIYQDDKSDMFAGTREGLYKWDKDKDVFYPLPFHDKTVREILGPYFNCITQAPDGKYWLGTIGGLIVCDRLEDISIGKFERHYANVTEKTSLVDNSISALYFDRSGVLWIGTENGLDKYDPFKNQYKIKKNFLGEAGIQLPRISGYAETFDHKLLIATHNNGLFIEQGSYFKLLEDKFKEISGIYTQDGKVFYCGLWDGKVIIYNYLINSTKLLDLGFDPEPVFAFAPLSDGRLLIGSHGSGAIIYDPLNKKIDRQLQRFFPDLEINDVIVDKYGIIWLASETGVVRYDIEKNEVKKFNADPDKASGISNDYAKDFCIDDLGTLWLTTTLGLNYFDGEKQDFVPVFDPPEVHNNWITDIITGPDGYLWLNLNNGKVGKFNPKNSELNVYDVGSGNRLDIFSSKGFLLFNDSIIYLTGKDGVISFPVKGLKDNMVSEPPFITEVKIQNKVVLPGDTINRQVLMKEDLNFSKEMELAYANRNFSFTFSSPSYVNNKLNKFQYMLEGYDEEWITTDGALANVQYTNLYPREYQFKIRASNSSGYWSDESVYQIKINPPFWLTFKAILLVFTVLSITLFLVYRQLKKSIELRQQLQFQKVQHENDERLNDEKLRFFTNISHELRTPISLILGPAKQLAEEGGANEYQKNRLSLILQNSNRLLYLVNQLLDFRKSQSGQLQLKVAKTDILSYTNNAFQSFEEYAKDKKINYQFTCEEDEITGWIDRDKYDKIIFNLLSNAIKFTHKNGHVDLYASVFSDERKIRHLKIEVSDDGVGIPLESQKKIFNRFYQVEGSKQENTGSGIGLSLVQSLVEVHKASIEVQSVPDRGSVFYVIIPIDRECYCDDEVFDYELKSSATTEVQVAENKMDSKSIELKEKILLVEDNTELRKYAAEYLSEFYKVYEAENGEEGLRICNQEKPILCVVDVMMPVMDGFEFCTHLKSDERISHIPVILLTALSDHDNMIKGYKLGADAYMAKPFDPPLLKTRIENIVKNRVDLKEKFSQDVESDIQILAHSPVDEEFILKVKDVIEKNISNTQLTGDLICSEMAISSSTLYRRVKELTDLSPNEFIRTIRLKKSVELLKLKRNNVSEVSTMVGFNDPYYFSRCFRKQFGFPPSNLL, from the coding sequence ATGATTCGGGTTCTAATCATATTACTCCTTTCTTGTATCTCAGTAAATGTTTTGGCTGATGATATTAAACTGGAACATTACAGTGTTGAAAATGGCCTGTCACATAATTCGGTTCGTCAGATTGTACAGGATAGAAATGGATTTTTATGGCTAGGTACTTTTAAGGGCCTAAATAGTTTTGATGGAGAGAATTTTACTTCATATATCAGAAATTATAAGCCTTACAGCAGTATTTATGTTAATGATATAACAACTGTGATTGTTGATAATGATTCCGATCAGATGTGGATTGGTTCCCGGGGTGGTCTGTCGAGTTATGATTACAAAACTCATCAGTTTAAAAACTATTTACCTGATGCAAATGATCCTAATTCGATACCTGATTTTGAAATCAGATCGTTGTATGTCGATCATTTAAAAAGACTTTGGATCGGCACTAAAAATGAAGGTCTTTGTATTTTTACTACTGAGGAAGATAGATTTGAACGTATCAATATTGATGGGTTTAACTATATAAAATCGATTTTTGAAGATATTAACGGCCATATCTGGATTGGGAGTTATGAAACGGGTGGTATTGCCAGGTTGACATTAGATGAAAGAGGTAATATCATTACCATTAAAAAGTACAATTTACCCATTGAAGGTTCTGTGGTTCAAAACCCATATCTCAATTTCATCTATCAGGATGATAAATCAGACATGTTTGCCGGCACCCGCGAAGGTTTATATAAATGGGATAAAGATAAAGACGTATTCTATCCGTTACCTTTTCATGATAAGACTGTTCGCGAAATATTAGGCCCGTATTTTAATTGTATTACTCAAGCTCCTGATGGTAAATACTGGTTAGGTACAATCGGCGGACTAATCGTTTGCGATCGTCTGGAAGATATTTCAATTGGTAAGTTTGAGAGGCACTATGCCAATGTTACAGAAAAGACCTCACTGGTTGATAATTCAATATCTGCACTTTATTTTGATCGATCTGGAGTGCTTTGGATAGGTACAGAGAATGGATTGGATAAATATGATCCTTTCAAGAATCAATATAAAATAAAGAAGAATTTTTTAGGAGAAGCAGGTATTCAACTACCTCGTATTTCAGGATATGCCGAAACCTTCGACCACAAACTACTTATAGCTACTCATAATAATGGCTTATTCATTGAACAGGGTAGTTATTTTAAATTGCTGGAGGATAAGTTTAAAGAGATTTCAGGAATATATACACAGGATGGAAAAGTGTTTTATTGTGGATTGTGGGATGGAAAAGTTATAATATATAATTATTTAATTAACTCCACAAAGTTATTGGATCTTGGATTTGATCCTGAACCCGTTTTCGCTTTTGCTCCACTAAGTGATGGCAGACTCTTAATTGGTTCTCATGGCTCTGGAGCCATTATTTACGATCCTTTAAACAAAAAAATTGATCGTCAGTTACAGCGGTTTTTTCCTGACCTTGAAATAAACGATGTGATTGTCGACAAGTATGGAATTATCTGGCTTGCTTCAGAAACGGGTGTTGTGCGATATGATATTGAGAAGAATGAAGTCAAAAAGTTTAATGCAGATCCGGATAAGGCGAGTGGTATATCTAATGATTATGCGAAGGATTTTTGTATTGATGATTTGGGAACTCTTTGGTTAACAACAACATTAGGGTTAAATTATTTTGATGGTGAAAAGCAGGATTTTGTTCCGGTTTTCGATCCGCCTGAAGTGCATAATAATTGGATAACGGATATTATTACAGGTCCAGATGGTTATTTATGGCTAAATCTCAACAACGGAAAGGTAGGGAAATTCAATCCTAAGAATTCAGAGTTAAATGTGTATGATGTAGGAAGCGGAAATCGATTGGATATATTCAGTAGCAAAGGTTTCCTGCTGTTCAATGATTCAATTATTTATTTAACGGGAAAAGATGGTGTTATAAGTTTTCCGGTTAAGGGATTAAAAGATAATATGGTTTCTGAGCCTCCGTTTATAACAGAAGTGAAGATTCAGAACAAGGTTGTTTTGCCGGGTGATACCATTAATCGTCAGGTACTAATGAAGGAGGATTTGAATTTCTCTAAAGAAATGGAACTGGCGTATGCTAATCGTAATTTCTCATTTACATTTTCTTCCCCGTCGTATGTAAATAATAAGTTGAACAAATTTCAATATATGTTGGAAGGATATGATGAAGAGTGGATTACAACAGATGGTGCTTTAGCCAATGTTCAGTATACCAACTTATATCCAAGAGAGTATCAGTTTAAAATAAGAGCTTCTAACAGTAGTGGGTACTGGAGTGATGAATCTGTCTACCAGATAAAAATCAATCCTCCTTTTTGGTTGACTTTTAAAGCCATCTTATTGGTTTTTACAGTTTTGTCAATTACATTATTCCTGGTTTATCGCCAATTAAAAAAGAGTATTGAGTTAAGGCAGCAGTTGCAATTTCAAAAGGTGCAGCATGAAAATGATGAGCGATTAAACGATGAAAAACTTCGTTTCTTTACAAATATCTCACACGAACTTCGAACTCCTATCTCATTAATACTAGGTCCGGCCAAACAATTGGCAGAGGAAGGTGGAGCTAACGAATATCAAAAGAATAGATTAAGCCTCATTTTGCAGAATTCGAACCGGTTATTGTATTTGGTTAATCAACTGTTGGATTTCCGTAAGTCACAATCGGGCCAGTTGCAATTAAAAGTGGCCAAGACAGATATTCTTTCGTACACAAATAATGCTTTTCAGTCTTTTGAAGAATATGCAAAAGACAAAAAGATAAACTATCAATTTACTTGCGAAGAAGATGAAATTACAGGTTGGATAGACCGAGATAAATACGATAAGATAATTTTTAACCTGTTGTCAAATGCCATTAAGTTCACCCATAAAAATGGTCATGTTGATTTGTATGCATCAGTCTTTAGTGATGAGAGAAAAATACGTCATTTGAAGATAGAAGTAAGTGATGATGGAGTTGGAATTCCACTCGAAAGTCAGAAAAAGATTTTTAACAGATTCTATCAGGTTGAAGGCAGTAAACAGGAAAACACAGGATCGGGAATTGGTCTGTCACTTGTTCAGTCATTGGTTGAGGTACATAAAGCCAGTATTGAAGTACAAAGTGTTCCGGATAGAGGAAGTGTATTTTATGTAATAATCCCAATCGACAGAGAATGTTACTGTGATGATGAAGTTTTCGATTATGAGTTGAAATCCAGTGCTACAACCGAAGTTCAGGTTGCAGAAAATAAGATGGATTCAAAATCGATAGAGCTAAAAGAAAAAATCTTGTTGGTCGAAGACAATACTGAACTGCGTAAATATGCTGCAGAATATTTATCGGAGTTTTACAAAGTATATGAAGCAGAGAATGGAGAAGAGGGATTACGCATTTGTAATCAGGAAAAACCGATCCTTTGTGTGGTTGATGTTATGATGCCTGTTATGGATGGATTTGAGTTTTGTACCCACCTGAAAAGTGATGAGCGAATCAGTCATATTCCGGTTATTCTTTTAACAGCATTGTCAGATCATGATAATATGATAAAAGGATATAAGCTGGGGGCCGATGCTTATATGGCCAAACCTTTTGATCCACCATTGTTAAAAACCCGTATCGAAAATATTGTCAAAAACAGGGTGGACCTGAAAGAAAAATTCTCACAGGATGTTGAAAGTGATATTCAGATTCTTGCCCATTCGCCTGTTGACGAAGAGTTTATATTAAAGGTGAAAGATGTAATTGAAAAGAATATCAGTAATACTCAACTGACGGGTGATCTGATTTGTTCCGAAATGGCAATCAGCTCATCTACTCTTTATCGAAGGGTGAAGGAGCTTACAGATTTGTCACCGAATGAGTTTATACGAACCATTCGCCTTAAAAAGTCGGTTGAATTATTGAAGCTAAAAAGGAATAACGTATCAGAGGTATCTACCATGGTGGGTTTTAACGATCCTTATTATTTCAGCCGTTGTTTTCGTAAACAATTTGGTTTTCCACCAAGTAATTTATTGTAA